The Flavobacterium commune genome contains a region encoding:
- a CDS encoding peptidylprolyl isomerase has product MPLKTIRMKSINIKKSLLFFIIFLLNTTVNAQEIIKDSVVVEKKVTTSKRQKIDGVIANVGDYIILDSDIDKAFLEITSQGGSVKDIPRCQMLGKLLEDKLYAHQAIQDSVKVTDTEVKSLMDERLSYMVQQIGSMEKVIKYYKKDTEEEFRSYFFDILKENKLTSEMQKKIVDEVEITPEEVRNFFKKLPKDELPVFGAEMEVSQIIIEPKITAVEKQKVIDRLNGFKKDIQEGSSFATKAVLYSQDPGSRSSGGFYKMTRKTPFVKEFKDVAFSLQEGEISAPFETEYGFHIIYLEKIKGQELELRHILLTPTVSKEALDEAKEKINLIRKRIVDKEISFADAARTMSDQKETRANGGVLINPNTQDTRFELTKMDPELYSQVSNLKDSEISLPVLDETKSGKKQYKIVTVTNRINEHTADYAQDYVKIKDLALKEKQIKAIGKWFDEKIKETYIKIIGEYRDCSFTNNWLKK; this is encoded by the coding sequence ATGCCTTTAAAAACCATAAGAATGAAATCCATAAATATTAAAAAATCACTTTTATTTTTTATAATATTTTTATTGAATACAACAGTTAATGCTCAGGAAATAATAAAAGATAGCGTTGTTGTAGAGAAAAAAGTAACAACGTCTAAACGACAAAAAATAGACGGAGTTATTGCTAATGTAGGGGATTATATTATTTTGGATTCGGATATTGATAAGGCTTTTTTGGAAATCACCAGTCAGGGTGGTTCCGTTAAAGATATTCCAAGATGCCAGATGTTAGGGAAATTATTGGAAGATAAATTATATGCACATCAGGCTATTCAGGATAGTGTGAAGGTAACTGATACTGAAGTAAAATCGCTGATGGATGAACGATTGAGTTATATGGTGCAGCAAATTGGTTCGATGGAGAAAGTAATTAAATATTACAAAAAAGATACAGAGGAGGAATTTAGAAGTTATTTTTTTGATATTTTGAAAGAAAATAAGCTGACTTCTGAAATGCAAAAAAAGATAGTTGATGAAGTTGAAATTACTCCGGAAGAGGTTCGTAATTTTTTCAAAAAATTGCCAAAAGATGAATTGCCTGTTTTTGGTGCCGAAATGGAAGTTTCACAAATAATTATTGAGCCTAAAATAACTGCAGTTGAAAAACAAAAAGTGATAGATCGATTGAATGGTTTTAAAAAAGACATTCAGGAAGGCTCCAGTTTTGCGACCAAGGCTGTTTTGTATTCTCAGGATCCGGGTTCCAGATCCAGTGGTGGTTTTTATAAAATGACCCGTAAAACACCTTTTGTAAAAGAGTTTAAAGATGTTGCTTTTAGCTTACAAGAAGGTGAAATATCGGCTCCTTTTGAAACCGAATATGGTTTTCATATTATTTATTTGGAGAAGATAAAAGGGCAGGAATTAGAATTGCGTCATATATTGTTAACGCCAACAGTTAGCAAAGAAGCATTAGACGAAGCAAAAGAAAAAATCAATTTGATTAGAAAGCGAATTGTAGATAAGGAAATTTCATTTGCAGATGCTGCAAGAACCATGTCGGATCAAAAAGAAACAAGAGCTAATGGTGGTGTTTTGATTAATCCAAACACACAGGATACTCGTTTTGAATTGACTAAAATGGATCCTGAATTGTATTCGCAAGTTTCAAATTTAAAAGATAGTGAGATTTCGTTACCGGTTTTAGACGAAACAAAATCAGGAAAAAAACAATATAAAATTGTGACTGTTACTAACCGAATCAACGAACATACCGCAGATTATGCTCAGGATTATGTTAAGATTAAAGATTTGGCATTAAAGGAAAAGCAAATCAAGGCTATCGGTAAATGGTTTGATGAAAAAATTAAAGAGACGTATATTAAAATTATTGGAGAATACAGAGATTGTAGTTTTACAAATAACTGGTTGAAAAAATAA
- a CDS encoding peptidoglycan endopeptidase: MRSKFWIVFLVLFCKFNGFSQEKYMKHTVAKGETISKIAEQYNIKPAAIYEINPDAKKGIKFKEILLVPVAISAIKKPLVEVSKSNVAQKEHIVLAKETLYGIAKQYGVKVADLYALNPLLEKRGLQVGNTVNVPVVESKDLIAENTIPQKEVSKAEIKEVKKELISQPIPVKEDTLVVVVNDFKGNILKEVLAKETLYGIAKEYGVSVADIEKANPILEKQALRIGQKIVIPTTNKRLFEENSGVAVNKEEVKVESKKESATIVVSEEVKVTDDIQVELSHEVLAKETKYGIAKQYGLTVKELENQNPKIVNKLLVGEKLTIRTSKLNAKPAVKFDFSDDSFTTDMVGNDVKSIYGPDFIDQLISRASENIGVRYRAGGTTKEGFDCSGLMCSTFGAFDIQLPRSSFEQSHYGVKIDAENAQKGDLIFFKTNGRSQINHVGMVVEVTDGDIKFIHASVGGGVIISSIKEKYYSTRVTQINRVL, encoded by the coding sequence ATGAGGTCTAAATTTTGGATTGTTTTCTTGGTTCTGTTTTGTAAGTTTAATGGTTTTTCTCAGGAAAAATACATGAAGCACACAGTAGCTAAAGGAGAAACAATATCTAAAATTGCAGAACAGTATAATATAAAACCAGCCGCTATTTATGAAATTAATCCCGATGCTAAGAAAGGAATAAAATTCAAAGAAATTTTGTTGGTACCGGTTGCTATATCAGCCATCAAAAAACCGTTGGTTGAAGTCTCTAAATCAAATGTTGCTCAAAAAGAACATATAGTTTTGGCTAAAGAAACTTTGTATGGGATAGCTAAACAATACGGAGTTAAAGTTGCTGATTTATATGCTTTGAATCCTCTGTTAGAGAAAAGAGGTTTGCAAGTTGGGAATACTGTTAATGTACCGGTTGTTGAATCGAAGGATTTAATAGCAGAGAATACTATTCCTCAAAAGGAAGTTTCAAAAGCAGAAATTAAAGAGGTTAAAAAAGAACTTATTTCTCAGCCAATTCCTGTAAAGGAAGATACTTTGGTGGTTGTTGTTAATGATTTTAAAGGGAATATTTTAAAAGAAGTATTAGCAAAAGAAACACTTTATGGTATTGCTAAAGAATATGGCGTTTCAGTAGCTGATATTGAAAAAGCCAATCCAATATTAGAAAAACAAGCACTAAGAATCGGTCAGAAAATTGTAATTCCAACTACCAATAAGCGATTGTTTGAAGAAAATAGCGGTGTTGCTGTTAATAAAGAGGAAGTAAAGGTTGAATCTAAAAAGGAGTCGGCTACAATTGTAGTAAGTGAAGAAGTTAAGGTTACAGATGATATTCAGGTAGAGTTGAGTCATGAAGTTTTAGCTAAAGAAACGAAATACGGAATTGCAAAACAATACGGACTTACGGTAAAAGAGTTAGAAAATCAGAATCCTAAGATTGTAAATAAGCTTTTAGTAGGTGAAAAATTAACAATTCGTACATCTAAATTAAATGCTAAACCAGCAGTAAAATTTGATTTTAGTGATGATTCTTTTACAACTGATATGGTTGGTAATGATGTAAAATCTATTTATGGACCTGATTTTATAGACCAATTGATTTCCAGAGCTTCCGAAAATATTGGTGTACGTTACAGAGCTGGAGGTACTACTAAGGAAGGTTTTGATTGTTCGGGTTTGATGTGTTCTACTTTTGGAGCATTTGATATTCAGTTGCCAAGGTCGTCTTTTGAGCAGTCACATTACGGAGTGAAAATTGATGCTGAAAATGCTCAAAAAGGAGATTTAATATTTTTCAAGACTAATGGAAGAAGTCAAATTAATCATGTAGGAATGGTTGTTGAAGTTACTGATGGAGATATTAAATTTATTCACGCTTCTGTTGGCGGAGGTGTTATTATTTCGTCAATAAAAGAAAAATATTATAGTACGAGAGTAACTCAAATCAATCGGGTTTTATAG
- a CDS encoding bifunctional aconitate hydratase 2/2-methylisocitrate dehydratase, which yields MNIYSDYIKEIEERKIQGLHPKPIDDAQLLSEIIAQIKDLDNANREDSLQFFIYNTLPGTTSAAGEKAKFLKEIILGESVVKEITPAFAFELLSHMKGGASIKVLLDLALGNDAAIAKEAASVLKTQVYLYDADTSRLKEAFENGNAIAKEIIESYAKAEFFTKLPEVAEEIKVVTFIAGEGDISTDLLSPGNQAHSRSDRELHGKCMITPQAQEEIKALQAQHPDKSVMLIAEKGTMGVGSSRMSGVNNVALWTGKQASPYIPFVNFAPIVGGTNGISPIFLTTVDVTGGIGLDLKNWVKKVDAEGNVVRNESGEPILEQAYSVATGTVLTINTKTKKLYNGDQELIDISRSFTPQKMEFIKAGGSYAIVFGKKLQTFAAKTLGIEAPAVFAPSKEISHEGQGLTAVEKIFNRNAVGTTPGKVLHAGSDVRVEVNIVGSQDTTGLMTAQELESMAATVISPIVDGAYQSGCHTASVWDKKAQANIPKLMKFMNDFGLITARDPKGVYHSMTDVIHKVLNDITIDEWAIIIGGDSHTRMSKGVAFGADSGTVALALATGEASMPIPESVKVTFKGEMKSYMDFRDVVHATQAQMLKQFGGENVFQGRIIEVHIGTLTADQAFTFTDWTAEMKAKASICISEDETLIESLEIAKGRIQIMIDKGMDNAKQVLKGLIAKADKRIAEIRSGEKPALTPDANAKYYAEVVVDLDVIAEPMIADPDVNNADVSKRYTHDTIRPLSFYGGEKKVDLGFIGSCMVHKGDMKILAQMLKNIEAQQGKVEFQAPLVVAPPTYNIVDELKAEGDWEVLQKYSGFEFDDNAPKAAARTEYENMLYLERPGCNLCMGNQEKAAKGDTVMATSTRLFQGRVVEDTDTKKGESLLSSTPVVVLSTILGRTPTIDEYTAAVDGINLTKFAPSHKQLVK from the coding sequence ATGAACATTTATAGCGATTACATCAAGGAGATCGAAGAAAGAAAAATTCAGGGACTTCACCCAAAGCCAATTGATGATGCTCAATTGTTAAGCGAAATCATTGCACAAATTAAAGATTTAGATAACGCCAACAGAGAAGATTCTCTTCAATTTTTTATTTACAACACTTTGCCGGGAACTACCAGTGCTGCTGGAGAGAAGGCTAAGTTTTTAAAAGAGATTATTTTGGGCGAATCTGTAGTGAAAGAAATCACTCCGGCTTTTGCTTTTGAGTTGTTATCACACATGAAAGGTGGAGCTTCTATTAAAGTTTTACTGGATTTAGCCTTGGGTAATGATGCTGCAATTGCTAAAGAAGCTGCAAGCGTTCTTAAGACTCAAGTATATCTTTATGATGCAGATACCAGCCGTTTGAAAGAAGCTTTCGAAAATGGTAATGCTATCGCTAAAGAGATTATCGAAAGTTATGCTAAAGCAGAGTTCTTTACTAAACTTCCTGAAGTTGCCGAAGAAATCAAAGTGGTAACTTTTATTGCTGGTGAAGGAGATATTTCTACGGATTTACTTTCTCCAGGAAATCAAGCTCACTCTCGTTCTGACCGTGAATTACACGGAAAATGTATGATTACTCCTCAGGCACAAGAGGAAATCAAAGCTTTGCAGGCACAACATCCGGATAAATCAGTAATGTTGATTGCAGAGAAAGGAACAATGGGAGTTGGTTCTTCTCGTATGTCAGGTGTAAATAACGTAGCACTTTGGACAGGAAAGCAAGCAAGTCCATACATTCCATTTGTGAATTTTGCTCCTATTGTAGGTGGAACAAATGGTATTTCTCCAATTTTCTTAACTACTGTTGATGTAACCGGAGGTATTGGTTTAGATCTTAAAAACTGGGTAAAGAAAGTTGATGCAGAAGGAAATGTTGTTCGTAACGAAAGTGGTGAGCCGATTTTAGAGCAAGCATATTCTGTTGCTACAGGTACTGTTTTAACAATTAATACAAAAACAAAAAAATTATATAATGGAGACCAAGAGTTGATTGATATTTCAAGATCATTCACTCCTCAAAAAATGGAATTCATCAAAGCTGGTGGATCTTATGCGATTGTATTTGGTAAAAAATTGCAAACATTCGCTGCTAAAACTTTAGGAATTGAAGCTCCTGCTGTATTTGCTCCATCAAAAGAAATTTCTCATGAAGGACAAGGTCTTACAGCTGTTGAGAAAATCTTTAACAGAAATGCTGTAGGAACAACTCCGGGGAAAGTATTGCACGCTGGTTCAGACGTTCGTGTAGAAGTAAACATTGTTGGATCTCAAGATACAACGGGTTTGATGACTGCTCAGGAATTAGAATCTATGGCAGCTACAGTAATTTCGCCAATCGTTGATGGTGCTTACCAATCAGGTTGTCATACTGCTTCAGTTTGGGATAAAAAAGCGCAGGCTAATATTCCTAAATTAATGAAATTTATGAATGATTTCGGTTTGATTACTGCTCGTGACCCTAAAGGAGTATATCATTCAATGACTGATGTAATCCACAAAGTACTTAACGATATTACTATTGATGAATGGGCTATCATTATTGGTGGTGACTCTCATACAAGAATGTCAAAAGGTGTTGCTTTTGGTGCTGACTCAGGAACTGTTGCTCTTGCATTAGCTACTGGTGAGGCTTCTATGCCAATCCCAGAGTCTGTAAAAGTAACTTTCAAAGGGGAGATGAAATCGTACATGGATTTCCGTGATGTTGTTCATGCTACACAAGCGCAAATGTTGAAGCAATTTGGTGGTGAAAATGTATTCCAAGGTAGAATTATCGAGGTTCACATTGGAACACTTACTGCTGACCAGGCCTTTACATTTACGGATTGGACTGCTGAAATGAAAGCTAAAGCGTCTATCTGTATTTCTGAAGATGAAACTTTGATTGAATCATTAGAGATTGCTAAAGGTAGAATCCAAATCATGATTGATAAAGGTATGGATAATGCTAAGCAAGTATTGAAAGGATTAATTGCTAAAGCAGATAAGAGAATTGCTGAGATTAGATCTGGTGAAAAACCAGCTTTAACTCCGGATGCGAATGCTAAATATTATGCTGAAGTAGTGGTTGATCTTGATGTAATTGCTGAGCCAATGATTGCTGACCCGGATGTAAATAACGCTGATGTTTCTAAACGTTATACGCACGATACTATCAGACCACTTTCTTTCTATGGTGGAGAGAAAAAAGTAGATCTTGGATTTATCGGTTCTTGTATGGTTCATAAAGGAGATATGAAAATCCTTGCTCAAATGCTTAAAAACATCGAAGCGCAACAAGGTAAAGTGGAATTTCAGGCACCACTTGTAGTAGCACCTCCAACTTACAATATTGTTGATGAATTGAAAGCAGAAGGTGACTGGGAAGTTTTACAAAAATATTCAGGTTTTGAATTTGACGATAATGCTCCTAAAGCGGCAGCACGTACAGAATATGAAAACATGTTGTATTTAGAGCGTCCAGGTTGTAACCTTTGTATGGGGAACCAGGAAAAAGCGGCTAAAGGTGATACAGTAATGGCAACATCTACTCGTCTTTTCCAAGGAAGAGTTGTAGAAGATACTGATACTAAAAAAGGAGAATCATTACTTTCTTCTACGCCGGTTGTAGTTCTTTCTACAATTCTTGGTAGAACTCCTACTATAGACGAATATACAGCTGCAGTAGATGGTATTAACTTGACTAAGTTTGCACCTTCTCATAAACAATTAGTTAAATAA
- a CDS encoding aconitate hydratase encodes MAFDIEMIQKVYANMASRVDAARKIVGRPLTLTEKILYSHLWDGIAKQAYGRGVDYVDFAPDRVACQDATAQMALLQFMHAGKSKVAVPTTVHCDHLIQAKVGASTDLAVANTQSKEVFDFLSSVSNKYGIGFWKPGSGIIHQIVLENYAFPGGMMIGTDSHTVNAGGLGMLAIGVGGADAVDVMSGMSWELKFPKLIGVKLTGKLSGWTAPKDVILKVADILTVKGGTGAVVEYFGEGATNMSCTGKGTICNMGAEIGATTSTFGYDDSMRRYLAATGRQDVVDAADKVASYLTADTEVYANPEQYFDQLIEINLSELEPHINGPFTPDRGTPVSKMKAEAEANGWPLKVEWGLIGSCTNSSYEDMARAASIVNQAVELGITPKAEFGINPGSEQIRYTIERDGIIATFEKMGTKVFTNACGPCIGQWDRAGADKGEKNTIVHSFNRNFSKRADGNPNTHAFVTSPEMVAALAISGRLDFNPLTDTLINDKGEEVRLSTPYGDELPSRGFDVEDAGFQPPAEDGTGVEVVVSPTSDRLQLLAPFEAWDGKNIVDAKLLIKAYGKCTTDHISMAGPWLRYRGHLDNISNNMLIGAVNAYNQNTNSVKNQLTGVYDAVPAVARAYKAAGIPSIVVGDHNYGEGSSREHAAMEPRFLGVKAVLVKSFARIHETNLKKQGMLALTFANETDYDKIQEDDTINFVDLVDFAPGKPLTLEFVHADGSKDKVVANHTYNESQIAWFVAGSALNLIAAQV; translated from the coding sequence ATGGCTTTTGATATTGAAATGATTCAAAAAGTGTATGCTAACATGGCGAGTCGTGTTGATGCAGCACGTAAAATTGTTGGTCGTCCGCTTACTTTAACAGAGAAAATTTTATACAGTCATCTTTGGGATGGTATTGCGAAGCAAGCCTACGGAAGAGGGGTTGATTATGTTGATTTTGCTCCTGATAGAGTGGCTTGTCAGGATGCGACTGCACAAATGGCTTTGTTGCAATTTATGCATGCTGGGAAGTCAAAGGTGGCAGTGCCTACAACGGTTCACTGTGATCACTTAATCCAGGCTAAAGTTGGAGCTTCTACGGATTTAGCTGTAGCAAACACTCAATCTAAAGAGGTGTTTGATTTTTTGTCATCAGTTTCGAATAAATATGGTATTGGTTTTTGGAAACCGGGATCAGGAATTATTCACCAAATTGTGTTGGAAAATTACGCGTTCCCAGGCGGAATGATGATTGGTACCGATTCACATACTGTAAACGCAGGAGGATTAGGCATGCTGGCAATTGGAGTTGGTGGAGCTGATGCTGTCGATGTAATGTCGGGGATGTCGTGGGAGTTGAAATTTCCTAAATTAATTGGTGTAAAATTAACCGGAAAATTATCGGGTTGGACAGCTCCTAAAGACGTAATATTAAAAGTGGCTGATATTCTGACTGTAAAAGGAGGAACAGGAGCTGTTGTTGAGTATTTTGGTGAAGGTGCAACCAATATGTCTTGTACCGGTAAAGGGACTATTTGTAACATGGGAGCAGAAATTGGTGCTACAACTTCTACTTTTGGATATGATGATTCTATGAGAAGGTATTTAGCAGCAACAGGACGTCAGGATGTTGTGGATGCAGCGGATAAAGTAGCTTCTTATTTAACGGCTGATACTGAAGTTTATGCTAATCCGGAGCAATATTTTGACCAGTTAATTGAAATTAATTTATCAGAATTAGAACCTCATATTAATGGTCCATTTACTCCAGACAGAGGAACTCCGGTTTCAAAAATGAAAGCAGAGGCCGAGGCTAATGGATGGCCGTTAAAAGTAGAGTGGGGATTAATTGGTTCTTGTACTAATTCTTCATATGAAGATATGGCTCGTGCGGCTTCTATAGTAAATCAGGCGGTTGAATTAGGGATAACTCCCAAAGCGGAGTTTGGTATTAATCCGGGATCTGAGCAAATTCGTTATACTATCGAGAGGGATGGTATAATTGCTACTTTCGAAAAAATGGGTACTAAAGTGTTTACCAATGCTTGTGGGCCATGTATAGGACAATGGGATAGAGCAGGAGCTGATAAGGGCGAAAAAAATACTATCGTACATTCTTTTAATCGTAATTTTTCAAAACGTGCGGATGGAAATCCCAATACTCATGCTTTTGTGACTTCACCGGAAATGGTTGCTGCTTTGGCAATTTCAGGAAGATTGGATTTTAATCCTTTGACTGATACTTTAATTAATGATAAAGGAGAGGAAGTAAGGTTAAGTACTCCTTATGGAGATGAATTACCATCAAGAGGATTTGATGTGGAAGATGCAGGTTTTCAGCCTCCGGCAGAAGACGGTACAGGAGTAGAGGTAGTGGTTTCTCCTACATCGGACAGATTGCAGCTTTTAGCACCTTTCGAAGCTTGGGATGGTAAAAATATTGTGGATGCTAAATTGTTGATTAAAGCTTATGGGAAATGTACAACTGATCATATTTCTATGGCAGGACCTTGGTTGCGCTACCGAGGGCATTTAGATAATATTTCGAACAATATGTTGATTGGAGCGGTTAATGCCTACAATCAGAATACGAATTCTGTTAAAAATCAACTTACGGGAGTGTATGATGCTGTTCCTGCTGTAGCGCGAGCTTATAAAGCTGCCGGGATTCCTTCAATTGTTGTGGGGGATCATAATTATGGCGAGGGTTCTTCTCGCGAGCATGCCGCTATGGAACCTCGTTTCTTGGGGGTGAAAGCAGTATTGGTGAAATCATTTGCCCGTATCCATGAAACGAATTTGAAAAAACAAGGGATGTTGGCATTGACTTTTGCTAATGAAACGGATTATGATAAAATTCAGGAAGATGACACGATCAATTTTGTTGATTTAGTCGATTTTGCTCCGGGAAAACCCTTAACCCTTGAGTTTGTTCATGCTGATGGTTCTAAAGATAAGGTTGTGGCTAATCATACTTACAATGAAAGTCAAATAGCATGGTTTGTTGCCGGTTCAGCATTGAATTTGATTGCAGCTCAAGTATAA
- a CDS encoding DUF3467 domain-containing protein translates to MKDQQEQINIELDEKIAEGIYSNLAIINHSSSEFVLDFVSIMPGVPKAKVKSRIVLTPQHAKRLLKAIGENIHRFEVAHGEIKETEHAPIPLNFGPAGQA, encoded by the coding sequence ATGAAAGATCAACAAGAACAAATCAATATTGAATTAGACGAAAAAATTGCCGAAGGAATTTATTCTAATTTAGCAATAATCAATCATTCTTCTTCGGAGTTTGTCTTAGACTTTGTAAGTATCATGCCCGGTGTTCCTAAGGCTAAGGTGAAGTCAAGAATCGTTTTGACTCCACAACACGCTAAGAGATTGTTAAAGGCTATAGGTGAAAATATTCACCGTTTTGAAGTAGCTCATGGCGAAATCAAAGAAACGGAACACGCACCCATTCCGCTTAATTTTGGTCCAGCGGGACAAGCATAA
- a CDS encoding peptide chain release factor 3 produces the protein MSFLKEIQRRRTFGIISHPDAGKTTLTEKLLLFGGAIQEAGAVKNNKIKKGATSDFMEIERQRGISVSTSVLAFNYKDKKINILDTPGHKDFAEDTFRTLTAVDSVIVVIDVAKGVEEQTEKLVAVCRMRKIPIIVFINKLDREGHDAFDLMDEVEQKLGLTVTPLSFPIGMGYDFQGIYNLWEQNINLFSGDSRKNIEETIAFEDVQSPELEKIIGQKPADRLREELELIDEVYPKFNQQDYLDGKLQPVFFGSALNNFGVRELLDCFVAIAPSPRAKESETRLVDPKEEKLSGFVFKIHANMDPKHRDRLAFIKIVSGTFERNKPYYHVRQKKNLKFSSPNAFFAEKKEIVDISYPGDIVGLHDTGNFKIGDTLTEGEIMNFKGIPSFSPEHFRYINNADPMKAKQLDKGVDQLMDEGVAQLFTLEMNNRKVIGTVGALQYEVIQYRLEHEYGAKCTYENFPVHKACWVKPDDAKNEEFKEFKRIKQKFLAKDKYDQLVFLADSDFTIQMTQNKYPSVKLFFTSELE, from the coding sequence ATGAGCTTTTTAAAAGAAATACAACGCCGAAGAACCTTTGGAATTATCTCGCATCCTGATGCCGGAAAAACAACTCTTACTGAAAAACTACTACTTTTTGGAGGTGCAATCCAGGAAGCAGGTGCGGTAAAAAACAACAAAATTAAAAAAGGAGCTACCAGTGACTTTATGGAAATTGAACGTCAGAGAGGAATCTCGGTATCGACTTCTGTTTTAGCTTTTAACTATAAAGACAAAAAAATCAACATCCTGGATACTCCGGGACACAAGGATTTTGCCGAAGACACTTTTAGAACCTTAACCGCTGTTGACAGTGTTATTGTGGTAATTGACGTAGCAAAAGGAGTCGAGGAACAAACTGAAAAGTTAGTCGCAGTTTGTAGAATGCGTAAAATTCCGATTATTGTTTTCATCAACAAATTAGATCGTGAAGGACATGACGCTTTTGATTTGATGGATGAAGTAGAACAAAAACTGGGACTTACTGTTACTCCGTTGAGTTTTCCTATTGGAATGGGTTATGATTTTCAGGGAATTTACAATCTTTGGGAACAAAACATCAATTTATTTAGTGGAGACAGCCGTAAAAATATCGAAGAAACAATTGCTTTTGAAGATGTTCAAAGTCCTGAATTAGAAAAAATAATTGGACAAAAACCTGCTGATCGTTTACGTGAAGAATTAGAGTTGATTGATGAAGTTTATCCAAAATTCAATCAGCAGGATTATCTGGACGGAAAATTACAACCTGTATTTTTTGGTTCGGCTTTGAACAATTTTGGTGTTAGAGAATTATTAGATTGCTTTGTTGCAATTGCTCCATCACCAAGAGCAAAAGAGTCTGAAACACGTTTAGTTGATCCAAAAGAAGAAAAATTATCAGGATTTGTATTTAAAATCCACGCCAATATGGATCCGAAACACCGAGACCGTTTGGCTTTTATAAAAATTGTTTCAGGAACTTTCGAAAGAAACAAACCGTATTATCACGTACGTCAAAAGAAAAATCTAAAATTCTCCAGCCCGAATGCCTTTTTTGCTGAGAAAAAAGAAATTGTTGACATCTCTTATCCTGGAGATATTGTAGGGCTTCACGATACTGGAAATTTCAAAATTGGTGACACCTTGACAGAAGGTGAAATCATGAATTTTAAAGGAATTCCAAGTTTCTCTCCGGAACATTTTAGATACATCAATAATGCCGATCCTATGAAGGCAAAACAGTTGGATAAAGGGGTTGACCAATTAATGGACGAAGGTGTTGCACAGTTGTTTACTTTAGAAATGAACAACCGAAAAGTGATTGGTACTGTTGGTGCACTTCAATATGAGGTAATTCAATACCGTTTAGAGCATGAGTATGGCGCAAAATGTACTTATGAAAATTTCCCGGTACACAAAGCTTGTTGGGTAAAACCTGATGATGCAAAAAATGAGGAATTCAAAGAATTCAAACGAATCAAACAAAAATTCCTTGCCAAAGACAAATACGATCAACTAGTCTTCCTGGCAGATTCGGATTTCACAATCCAAATGACTCAAAATAAATACCCAAGTGTTAAATTGTTTTTCACCTCTGAATTAGAATAA
- a CDS encoding AAA family ATPase codes for MSDVAAIHNLVQKRTELKKEIAKIIVGQEAVIDQILLCVFSGGHALLVGVPGLAKTLMVNTISEALGLHFKRIQFTPDLMPSDILGSEILDATPAVGQENRQFKFVKGPVFSNIILADEINRTPPKTQAALLEAMQERSVTIAGVNHKLDLPYFVLATQNPIEQEGTYPLPEAQLDRFMFAVKLEYPSFEEEVQVVKRTTSDLVHKINPLFTAQEIIDFQHLIRRIPVADNVVEYAVTLVSKTRPDSQFAIDFVKNYLDWGAGPRASQNLILAAKAHAAFNGKFSPDIEDVIAVATSILRHRIIKNYKADAEGITEEMIIAKLV; via the coding sequence ATGTCTGATGTAGCGGCAATACATAATTTGGTTCAGAAACGAACTGAGTTGAAAAAAGAAATAGCAAAAATTATTGTAGGTCAGGAAGCAGTAATAGATCAAATATTATTATGTGTTTTTTCAGGAGGACATGCGCTTTTAGTGGGGGTTCCTGGTTTGGCCAAAACATTGATGGTGAATACTATTTCGGAGGCTCTAGGACTTCATTTTAAAAGAATTCAGTTTACGCCGGATTTAATGCCTTCGGATATTTTAGGAAGTGAAATTCTGGATGCCACGCCTGCCGTCGGGCAGGAAAATCGTCAGTTTAAATTTGTAAAAGGGCCTGTTTTTTCAAATATTATTTTAGCAGATGAAATCAATAGAACACCACCTAAGACTCAGGCAGCTTTGCTGGAGGCTATGCAGGAACGTTCGGTGACAATTGCCGGGGTGAATCATAAATTAGATTTGCCTTATTTTGTTTTGGCAACTCAAAATCCAATTGAGCAGGAAGGGACTTACCCTTTGCCGGAAGCACAGTTGGATCGTTTTATGTTTGCTGTGAAATTAGAATATCCTTCTTTTGAAGAGGAAGTTCAGGTGGTAAAAAGAACCACTTCTGATTTGGTTCATAAAATAAATCCATTATTCACAGCGCAGGAAATTATAGATTTTCAACATTTAATTCGCAGGATTCCTGTGGCTGATAATGTGGTTGAATATGCTGTGACTTTGGTGAGTAAAACGCGTCCGGATAGTCAATTTGCAATAGATTTTGTTAAGAATTATTTGGATTGGGGAGCAGGACCCAGGGCTTCTCAGAATTTAATTTTGGCAGCTAAAGCTCATGCTGCTTTCAACGGAAAATTCTCTCCGGATATTGAAGATGTAATTGCTGTTGCGACTTCGATTTTAAGGCATCGAATAATTAAAAACTACAAAGCTGATGCCGAGGGAATTACTGAAGAAATGATAATAGCTAAACTTGTTTAA